A stretch of the Capsicum annuum cultivar UCD-10X-F1 chromosome 8, UCD10Xv1.1, whole genome shotgun sequence genome encodes the following:
- the LOC107838819 gene encoding protein BREAST CANCER SUSCEPTIBILITY 1 homolog isoform X1, whose amino-acid sequence MADTSHLEKMGRELKCPICLSLLNSAVSLTCNHVFCNLCIQTGMKSGSNCPVCKVPFHRREIRPALHMDNLVSIYKNMEVASGVNIFVTQTNPSSKLQGEDTQSNGKETCGFQETPKTFTEAPATENQKRKRGKGSKKPSGSNKKISRSTLIRPSFPTKKRVQVPQHPPSETPPPTKVVGGNGKSIIDEAQKPLVIERDRFLLNEKGEPVLSPFFWLREEDVERSSQQTDGDIIMDTPSGVPCFSDMKDLDDEVHCEMSPKSGPYDAVNGADLFDSEMFDWTQRACSPELCSSPFKTKIKDTIDSAGAQEKNQALPVEESCINASATEDRTAAANEKGTDKGHLSSPSLSPPENKTTIREGVLCKSSRSKALRSTKKKDEKKIIGEVSEVRNTSQKIAEETRKNNQDNVDAFNSNKKDLENKKKGRSSRNVAGSEVEDISTSCDTKRLRKSNKSMPFNFSTLVNQEKHSEGSIETLDSKTRNKRHKGSLSEQNKYFFGAKGRQTTAEYNIPQTQDGTLHFESANRLIPTDNGKPTPSLKLKKRELDSDSKFHGKKKVKFSEDGELANKENITLEKIQKGAHSSFETEKSVSNLKDSVLPKCGASQNKIQCAFCRSAEESEVSGVMVSYLNGKPVKDDVNGAAGVIHVHKHCAEWAPNVYFGGDDVVNLVSELKRSWRITCFLCGVKGAALGCYATSCRKSFHVPCAKLTPECRWDFDNFVMLCPLHANSKLPCEVAGEQSKIRESTKRNSCIHQPKVSATPDNAATLQWKSQKKNKNLVLCCSALTADEKGLVSTLKRLSGVTVVKNWDLSVTHVIASTDEKGACRRTLKYLMGVLAGKWIMSIDWIVASLDATEFIDEQQYEIKIDTHGIVDGPKLGRLRILSQQPKLFSGYTFFFMGDFLPSYKSYLHDLVIAAGGIVLNRKPVTMDQEVLSPGCPPPFVIYSHEQLDQCEGREKNSVLARRRSNAEVLASSTGAVAASNSWILNCIAGSKLLELE is encoded by the exons ATGGCAGATACTTCGCATCTTGAAAAAATGGGAAGAGAGCTCAAGTGCCCAATCTG CTTGAGCCTGTTGAATTCTGCTGTTTCACTTACATGTAATCATGTATTTTGCAA tttatgTATTCAGACTGGTATGAAATCTGGGTCCAATTGTCCAGTGTGCAAAGTTCCTTTTCATCGTAGAG AAATCCGACCTGCACTCCACATGGATAACTTGGTGAGCATCTATAAGAACATGGAAGTCGCTTCCGGAGTCAATATATTTGTCACTCAAACCAATCCTTCATCCAAATTACAAG GGGAAGACACTCAATCAAATGGCAAAGAAACTTGTGGATTCCAAGAGACACCAAAAACTTTTACAGAAGCTCCAGCCACAGAGAatcagaaaagaaaaagagggaaAGGATCAAAAAAACCTTCGGGGAGCAACAAAAAGATTTCCAGATCAACTCTTATTAGACCTTCTTTTCCGACAAAGAAGAGAGTGCAGGTGCCACAACATCCGCCTTCAGAGACGCCACCACCTACAAAGGTGGTTGGTGGAAATGGTAAATCCATCATTGATGAAGCTCAGAAACCTTTAGTGATTGAGAGAGACAGGTTTTTGCTAAACGAAAAAGGAGAACCAGTACTATCGCCATTCTTCTGGCTGAGAGAAGAAGATGTAGAAAGATCAAGTCAGCAAACAGATGGGGACATTATCATGGATACACCTTCAGGTGTTCCGTGCTTCAGCGATATGAAGGACTTGGATGATGAGGTTCACTGTGAAATGTCTCCAAAA AGTGGACCCTATGATGCAGTTAATGGAGCAGATCTTTTTGACAGTGAGATGTTCGACTGGACACAGAGAGCTTGCTCTCCTGAACTTTGTTCAAGCCCCTTTAAGACAAAG ATTAAGGATACTATTGATTCTGCTGGAGCTCAGGAAAAGAATCAAGCCCTCCCAGTTGAGGAAAGTTGCATTAATGCATCAGCAACTGAGGACAGAACAGCTGCTGCAAATGAAAAGGGTACTGATAAAGGACATCTGAGTTCACCCTCTTTATCTCCTCCTGAAAATAAAACCACTATTAGAGAAGGCGTTCTTTGCAAGTCTAGCAGGAGTAAGGCATTGAGAAGTACcaagaagaaagatgaaaagaAGATAATTGGTGAAGTATCTGAAGTCCGTAATACTTCACAAAAAATAGCCGAAGAAACTAGGAAGAACAATCAGGACAATGTCGATGCATTTAATTCCAATAAGAAGGATTTGGAAAACAAGAAAAAGGGTAGATCCTCTAGAAATGTCGCTGGGTCAGAAGTTGAAGACATTTCCACTTCATGTGACACAAAAAGACTTCGCAAGAGCAATAAATCCATGCCCTTCAACTTTTCTACTCTTGTGAATCAAGAAAAGCATAGTGAGGGAAGCATTGAGACACTTGACTCGAAGACACGTAATAAACGCCACAAGGGATCATTAAGTGAACAAAATAAGTACTTCTTCGGAGCAAAAGGCAGACAGACAACTGCTGAATATAACATTCCACAAACTCAAGATGGAACTTTGCATTTCGAATCAGCAAACAGATTGATTCCCACGGATAATGGGAAACCTACTCCTAGTTTAAAGCTGAAGAAACGTGAGCTTGATAGTGACAGCAAGTTTCATgggaagaaaaaagtgaagttttcTGAAGACGGGGAGCTTGCTAACAAGGAGAATATTACTCTTGAAAAGATTCAAAAGGGAGCACATAGTTCATTTGAAACTGAGAAATCTGTTTCGAACTTGAAAGATTCAGTTTTGCCGAAGTGTGGGGCAAGTCAAAACAAAATCCAGTGTGCTTTCTGCCGTTCAGCAGAGGAATCTGAG GTTTCAGGAGTCATGGTAAGCTACCTTAACGGAAAGCCTGTCAAAGATGATGTTAATGGAGCAGCAGGTGTTATACACGTGCACAAACATTGTGCAGAATG GGCCCCTAATGTATATTTTGGAGGTGATGATGTGGTCAACCTTGTATCTGAGCTGAAGAGGAGCTGGAGGATTACTTGTTTTCTCTGTGGAGTAAAAGGGGCAGCTCTTGGGTGTTATGCGACAAGTTGTCGCAAAAGCTTTCATGTTCCTTGTGCCAAGTTGACACCAGAGTGTCGATGGGATTTT GACAACTTTGTTATGTTATGCCCTTTGCATGCTAACTCTAAGCTGCCATGCGAGGTCGCTGGGGAACAGTCTAAGATTAGAGAAAGTACTAAAAG AAATTCTTGTATCCACCAACCCAAAGTCTCAGCAACACCTGATAATGCTGCCACTTTGCAGTGGAAGTCtcagaagaagaataagaatttaGTGCTCTGTTGTTCGGCTCTAACGGCTGATGAAAAA GGGCTTGTTTCTACATTGAAGAGGTTGTCTGGAGTGACAGTAGTCAAGAACTGGGACCTAAGTGTCACCCATGTGATTGCTTCTACAGATGAGAAAGGAGCATGCCGAAGAACTCTCAAATATTTGATGGGTGTCTTGGCTGGGAAATGGATAATGAGCATTGACT GGATTGTTGCTAGCTTGGATGCCACAGAATTTATTGATGAGCAGCAATATGAGATTAAAATAGATACTCATGGCATTGTGGATGGCCCTAAACTTGGAAGATTGAGGATTTTAAGCCAG CAACCAAAGCTTTTCAGTGGATACACGTTCTTTTTTATGGGTGACTTTTTACCTTCTTACAAGAGCTACCTACATGACCTTGTTATTGCTGCTGGAGGAATTGTCCTAAACAGGAAGCCAGTAACAATGGATCAGGAAGTTCTTTCACCAGGATGCCCTCCACCTTTTGTAATTTATAGTCACGAGCAACTTGATCAGTGCGAGGGACGTGAAAAAAATTCAGTTTTAGCTCGCAGAAGATCTAATGCAGAAGTTTTGGCTAGTTCAACTGGAGCTGTAGCTGCCAGCAACTCATGGATTCTAAACTGCATTGCTGGCTCTAAGTTGCTGGAGCTGGAGTAG
- the LOC107838819 gene encoding protein BREAST CANCER SUSCEPTIBILITY 1 homolog isoform X2 yields MDNLVSIYKNMEVASGVNIFVTQTNPSSKLQGEDTQSNGKETCGFQETPKTFTEAPATENQKRKRGKGSKKPSGSNKKISRSTLIRPSFPTKKRVQVPQHPPSETPPPTKVVGGNGKSIIDEAQKPLVIERDRFLLNEKGEPVLSPFFWLREEDVERSSQQTDGDIIMDTPSGVPCFSDMKDLDDEVHCEMSPKSGPYDAVNGADLFDSEMFDWTQRACSPELCSSPFKTKIKDTIDSAGAQEKNQALPVEESCINASATEDRTAAANEKGTDKGHLSSPSLSPPENKTTIREGVLCKSSRSKALRSTKKKDEKKIIGEVSEVRNTSQKIAEETRKNNQDNVDAFNSNKKDLENKKKGRSSRNVAGSEVEDISTSCDTKRLRKSNKSMPFNFSTLVNQEKHSEGSIETLDSKTRNKRHKGSLSEQNKYFFGAKGRQTTAEYNIPQTQDGTLHFESANRLIPTDNGKPTPSLKLKKRELDSDSKFHGKKKVKFSEDGELANKENITLEKIQKGAHSSFETEKSVSNLKDSVLPKCGASQNKIQCAFCRSAEESEVSGVMVSYLNGKPVKDDVNGAAGVIHVHKHCAEWAPNVYFGGDDVVNLVSELKRSWRITCFLCGVKGAALGCYATSCRKSFHVPCAKLTPECRWDFDNFVMLCPLHANSKLPCEVAGEQSKIRESTKRNSCIHQPKVSATPDNAATLQWKSQKKNKNLVLCCSALTADEKGLVSTLKRLSGVTVVKNWDLSVTHVIASTDEKGACRRTLKYLMGVLAGKWIMSIDWIVASLDATEFIDEQQYEIKIDTHGIVDGPKLGRLRILSQQPKLFSGYTFFFMGDFLPSYKSYLHDLVIAAGGIVLNRKPVTMDQEVLSPGCPPPFVIYSHEQLDQCEGREKNSVLARRRSNAEVLASSTGAVAASNSWILNCIAGSKLLELE; encoded by the exons ATGGATAACTTGGTGAGCATCTATAAGAACATGGAAGTCGCTTCCGGAGTCAATATATTTGTCACTCAAACCAATCCTTCATCCAAATTACAAG GGGAAGACACTCAATCAAATGGCAAAGAAACTTGTGGATTCCAAGAGACACCAAAAACTTTTACAGAAGCTCCAGCCACAGAGAatcagaaaagaaaaagagggaaAGGATCAAAAAAACCTTCGGGGAGCAACAAAAAGATTTCCAGATCAACTCTTATTAGACCTTCTTTTCCGACAAAGAAGAGAGTGCAGGTGCCACAACATCCGCCTTCAGAGACGCCACCACCTACAAAGGTGGTTGGTGGAAATGGTAAATCCATCATTGATGAAGCTCAGAAACCTTTAGTGATTGAGAGAGACAGGTTTTTGCTAAACGAAAAAGGAGAACCAGTACTATCGCCATTCTTCTGGCTGAGAGAAGAAGATGTAGAAAGATCAAGTCAGCAAACAGATGGGGACATTATCATGGATACACCTTCAGGTGTTCCGTGCTTCAGCGATATGAAGGACTTGGATGATGAGGTTCACTGTGAAATGTCTCCAAAA AGTGGACCCTATGATGCAGTTAATGGAGCAGATCTTTTTGACAGTGAGATGTTCGACTGGACACAGAGAGCTTGCTCTCCTGAACTTTGTTCAAGCCCCTTTAAGACAAAG ATTAAGGATACTATTGATTCTGCTGGAGCTCAGGAAAAGAATCAAGCCCTCCCAGTTGAGGAAAGTTGCATTAATGCATCAGCAACTGAGGACAGAACAGCTGCTGCAAATGAAAAGGGTACTGATAAAGGACATCTGAGTTCACCCTCTTTATCTCCTCCTGAAAATAAAACCACTATTAGAGAAGGCGTTCTTTGCAAGTCTAGCAGGAGTAAGGCATTGAGAAGTACcaagaagaaagatgaaaagaAGATAATTGGTGAAGTATCTGAAGTCCGTAATACTTCACAAAAAATAGCCGAAGAAACTAGGAAGAACAATCAGGACAATGTCGATGCATTTAATTCCAATAAGAAGGATTTGGAAAACAAGAAAAAGGGTAGATCCTCTAGAAATGTCGCTGGGTCAGAAGTTGAAGACATTTCCACTTCATGTGACACAAAAAGACTTCGCAAGAGCAATAAATCCATGCCCTTCAACTTTTCTACTCTTGTGAATCAAGAAAAGCATAGTGAGGGAAGCATTGAGACACTTGACTCGAAGACACGTAATAAACGCCACAAGGGATCATTAAGTGAACAAAATAAGTACTTCTTCGGAGCAAAAGGCAGACAGACAACTGCTGAATATAACATTCCACAAACTCAAGATGGAACTTTGCATTTCGAATCAGCAAACAGATTGATTCCCACGGATAATGGGAAACCTACTCCTAGTTTAAAGCTGAAGAAACGTGAGCTTGATAGTGACAGCAAGTTTCATgggaagaaaaaagtgaagttttcTGAAGACGGGGAGCTTGCTAACAAGGAGAATATTACTCTTGAAAAGATTCAAAAGGGAGCACATAGTTCATTTGAAACTGAGAAATCTGTTTCGAACTTGAAAGATTCAGTTTTGCCGAAGTGTGGGGCAAGTCAAAACAAAATCCAGTGTGCTTTCTGCCGTTCAGCAGAGGAATCTGAG GTTTCAGGAGTCATGGTAAGCTACCTTAACGGAAAGCCTGTCAAAGATGATGTTAATGGAGCAGCAGGTGTTATACACGTGCACAAACATTGTGCAGAATG GGCCCCTAATGTATATTTTGGAGGTGATGATGTGGTCAACCTTGTATCTGAGCTGAAGAGGAGCTGGAGGATTACTTGTTTTCTCTGTGGAGTAAAAGGGGCAGCTCTTGGGTGTTATGCGACAAGTTGTCGCAAAAGCTTTCATGTTCCTTGTGCCAAGTTGACACCAGAGTGTCGATGGGATTTT GACAACTTTGTTATGTTATGCCCTTTGCATGCTAACTCTAAGCTGCCATGCGAGGTCGCTGGGGAACAGTCTAAGATTAGAGAAAGTACTAAAAG AAATTCTTGTATCCACCAACCCAAAGTCTCAGCAACACCTGATAATGCTGCCACTTTGCAGTGGAAGTCtcagaagaagaataagaatttaGTGCTCTGTTGTTCGGCTCTAACGGCTGATGAAAAA GGGCTTGTTTCTACATTGAAGAGGTTGTCTGGAGTGACAGTAGTCAAGAACTGGGACCTAAGTGTCACCCATGTGATTGCTTCTACAGATGAGAAAGGAGCATGCCGAAGAACTCTCAAATATTTGATGGGTGTCTTGGCTGGGAAATGGATAATGAGCATTGACT GGATTGTTGCTAGCTTGGATGCCACAGAATTTATTGATGAGCAGCAATATGAGATTAAAATAGATACTCATGGCATTGTGGATGGCCCTAAACTTGGAAGATTGAGGATTTTAAGCCAG CAACCAAAGCTTTTCAGTGGATACACGTTCTTTTTTATGGGTGACTTTTTACCTTCTTACAAGAGCTACCTACATGACCTTGTTATTGCTGCTGGAGGAATTGTCCTAAACAGGAAGCCAGTAACAATGGATCAGGAAGTTCTTTCACCAGGATGCCCTCCACCTTTTGTAATTTATAGTCACGAGCAACTTGATCAGTGCGAGGGACGTGAAAAAAATTCAGTTTTAGCTCGCAGAAGATCTAATGCAGAAGTTTTGGCTAGTTCAACTGGAGCTGTAGCTGCCAGCAACTCATGGATTCTAAACTGCATTGCTGGCTCTAAGTTGCTGGAGCTGGAGTAG
- the LOC107838818 gene encoding uncharacterized protein LOC107838818, translating into MSRLRINSSPDLMFNTSEQFHDDSALEGVAANIKLLLKLTQEHKDSCNKEKNDGRRMLRVATMMTILDNVRTRIKKCQSFGNKSSSEAESNSHVPIDKKYYEPMIDEKEKLRKQLNASLAARKSLEVMCSSLGKEKEIMAAELSKKVHELNEMEDLINDLKEKNENLVGRLHERATEQKERRYSSSGGESQGNSALQERNKALSENLLRSLDGYRSIKRKWKDAQAENMAMHATMEEMTAKIGAGLARIQSFKERIASESVPSTDIKEDIVELEHMFECFEMQVAKHGPKEGECVQSKVEISASKPTVFA; encoded by the exons ATGAGTAGACTTCGTATAAATTCATCTCCTGATTTAATGTTTAATACATCTGAACAATTCCATGATGATTCAGCTTTAGAAG GGGTTGCGGCCAACATTAAGTTATTGCTAAAGTTGACTCAAGAGCACAAAGATTCTTGTAACAAAGAGAAGAATGATGGCCGGAGAATGCTGAGGGTGGCAACCATGATGACCATCCTGGATAATGTTAGGACAAGAATTAAGAAATGTCAATCTTTTGGTAACAAGTCATCATCAGAAGCTGAATCTAATAGTCATGTACCCATAGACAAGAAGTACTACGAGCCGATGATTGATGAGAAAGAAAAACTAAGGAAGCAGCTAAACGCAAGCTTGGCAGCACGAAAGAGCCTCGAGGTCATGTGTTCAAGCTTAGGGAAAGAAAAAGAGATTATGGCTGCAGAGCTCTCGAAGAAAGTCCATGAGTTGAATGAAATGGAGGACCTCATCAATGAtctcaaagaaaaaaatgagaatttagtcGGAAGGTTACATGAACGTGCCACCGAGCAAAAGGAAAGGAGGTATAGCAGCAGTGGAGGAGAATCACAAGGAAACAGCGCCCTCCAAGAAAGAAATAAGGCACTTTCGGAGAACCTCCTAAGGTCATTGGATGGCTATAGGTCCATTAAGAGGAAATGGAAGGATGCACAAGCGGAAAACATGGCAATGCATGCAACCATGGAAGAAATGACAGCAAAAATTGGTGCTGGACTTGCCAGAATCCAAAGCTTCAAAGAACGAATTGCCTCTGAAAGTGTGCCCTCGACGGATATCAAAGAGGATATTGTTGAATTAGAGCATATGTTTGAATGCTTTGAAATGCAAGTGGCCAAACATGGTCCAAAGGAAGGGGAATGTGTCCAATCAAAAGTAGAGATTAGTGCTAGCAAGCCTACAGTGTTTGCATGA